From Amycolatopsis sp. YIM 10, the proteins below share one genomic window:
- a CDS encoding ABC transporter permease: protein MSTHPLAQPQWSKLRFTVHDGLTVFYRNLLKLKHSPGQVIAGLAFPLVAVVLFGYVFGSAIPIDNGANYREYLMPGLFVMSLTMSIAGTLTVIAKDNGLGVMDRFRSMPMSRAAVPFGQTAADLLVGATGVVVMSLCGLAFGWRAHNGFGMTLAGFGVLFLMNFAVSWVGVFLGSVIKREETASRVGPLLMPVTMISNVFVPTSGMPDWLAVIAEWNPVSATVGALRVLFGNPGIPTGPDVAWPLANPVLASVGWSVLLLVVFAPLSVRNFNRAGL, encoded by the coding sequence ATGAGCACGCACCCGCTCGCGCAGCCCCAGTGGTCGAAGCTGCGCTTCACCGTGCACGACGGCCTGACCGTGTTCTACCGGAACCTGCTCAAGCTCAAGCACAGCCCGGGGCAGGTGATCGCCGGACTGGCCTTCCCGCTGGTCGCGGTGGTGCTGTTCGGTTACGTCTTCGGCAGCGCGATCCCGATCGACAACGGGGCGAACTACCGCGAGTACCTGATGCCGGGGCTGTTCGTGATGAGCCTGACCATGTCGATCGCGGGCACGCTGACGGTGATCGCCAAGGACAACGGGCTCGGCGTGATGGACCGGTTCCGCTCGATGCCGATGTCGCGGGCCGCGGTGCCGTTCGGCCAGACCGCGGCGGACCTGCTCGTCGGCGCCACCGGCGTGGTGGTGATGTCGTTGTGCGGCCTGGCTTTCGGCTGGCGGGCGCACAACGGGTTCGGCATGACGCTGGCCGGGTTCGGCGTGCTGTTCCTGATGAACTTCGCGGTCTCGTGGGTCGGCGTGTTCCTCGGTTCGGTGATCAAGCGGGAGGAGACGGCGTCGCGGGTCGGCCCGCTGCTGATGCCGGTCACGATGATCTCGAACGTGTTCGTGCCGACCAGCGGCATGCCGGACTGGCTGGCGGTGATCGCCGAATGGAACCCGGTCAGCGCCACCGTCGGCGCGCTGCGGGTGCTGTTCGGCAATCCGGGCATCCCGACCGGGCCGGACGTGGCGTGGCCGCTGGCGAACCCCGTCCTGGCCTCGGTCGGCTGGTCGGTCCTGCTGCTGGTGGTGTTCGCGCCCCTGTCCGTCCGCAACTTCAACCGCGCGGGCCTGTAG
- a CDS encoding RNA polymerase subunit sigma-70: MIDENEDLRELVSAARQGDDAAFGRLVDRFRPELVLHGYRLLGRYDEAEDAVQDTLVQAWRGTSGFEGRASVRSWLYRIATNTCLARRAKDERRRRLLAGTTVRDGVAIPVSATVPWSQAVPQDAIEAVAQRDPHPDERLIGRESLEIAFVAALQHLTDRQCAVLVLRDVAGWPAEDVAGQLDTTASAVNALLQRARRRMRTVLGPDRAEWRRSSPTGDEAALVRRYAEAVESGDDQAIASLLAEDVLVSHQPHGGNAVPEVTWYQGRQTTVDAWAPALHGSMALDLRLVEFRVNNQPAVATYGRLPGTPHRAFSLTVLRTSGDRITEVVNLSPDRFPALGLPMDLPAKAVAGNERERTS, encoded by the coding sequence GTGATCGACGAGAACGAGGATCTGCGCGAGCTGGTGTCGGCCGCCCGGCAGGGCGACGACGCGGCGTTCGGCCGCCTGGTCGACCGGTTCCGCCCGGAGCTGGTCCTGCACGGCTACCGGTTGCTCGGCAGGTACGACGAAGCCGAGGACGCGGTGCAGGACACCCTGGTCCAGGCCTGGCGCGGGACCTCGGGCTTCGAGGGACGGGCGAGCGTACGAAGCTGGCTGTACCGGATCGCGACCAACACCTGCCTGGCCCGGCGCGCCAAGGACGAGCGGCGGCGGCGACTGCTCGCGGGCACCACCGTCCGTGACGGCGTGGCCATTCCGGTGTCGGCCACCGTGCCGTGGTCGCAGGCCGTGCCGCAGGATGCGATCGAGGCGGTCGCGCAGCGGGACCCGCATCCGGACGAGCGCCTGATCGGGCGCGAATCGCTGGAGATCGCGTTCGTCGCGGCGTTGCAGCACCTGACCGACCGCCAGTGCGCGGTACTGGTCCTGCGTGACGTGGCGGGCTGGCCGGCCGAGGACGTCGCCGGGCAGTTGGACACCACCGCCTCGGCGGTCAACGCGTTGCTGCAGCGGGCTCGCCGGAGGATGCGGACGGTGCTCGGCCCCGACCGGGCCGAATGGCGCCGGAGTTCCCCGACCGGCGACGAGGCGGCCCTGGTGCGGCGCTACGCCGAGGCGGTCGAGTCCGGCGACGACCAGGCGATCGCGAGCCTGCTGGCCGAGGACGTCCTGGTCAGCCACCAGCCGCACGGCGGGAACGCCGTCCCGGAGGTCACCTGGTACCAGGGGCGGCAGACCACGGTGGACGCCTGGGCGCCCGCCCTGCACGGCAGCATGGCGCTCGATCTGCGACTGGTGGAGTTCCGGGTGAACAACCAGCCCGCGGTCGCGACCTACGGCCGGCTTCCCGGCACCCCGCACCGTGCGTTCAGTCTGACCGTGCTCCGCACGTCGGGCGACCGGATCACCGAAGTCGTCAACCTCAGCCCGGACCGGTTCCCCGCGCTCGGGCTGCCGATGGATCTGCCCGCGAAGGCCGTGGCAGGCAACGAACGAGAGAGGACGTCATGA
- a CDS encoding aminotransferase class I/II-fold pyridoxal phosphate-dependent enzyme, which translates to MGDPLEERDSTAGALRLVADAAGPYLASLGDRLVHDPATAPLLDELDGPLPELGDGTLPSVRELLRIGTEAATHSSGPRFFHYVVGGSTPAAQAADWVTSLLDQVAGLWPTSPFAARVETVVLGWLKDLFGLPASYGGVLTPSATLANLTGLAAARHWWAEQHGVDVSADGLLGLPRLPVLSSGYVHPSSRKALQILGCGRDTVRVFARDDAGRVDLAAMEADLAATGGPAVIIANAGEVNAGDFDPVAELADLAEKYGAWLHVDGAFGLFAAVSPKTAHLVRGVERADSVAADGHKWLNVPYESGFAFLREPRRMAQSFAMPDAAYLPVGDEARINYNSLGPESSRRARSLPIWATLRAYGRDGHRAMIERHHELAQLLGRLVDEAPDLEPLAPPGLNVVCFRYHHEGFGDDRLDELNRRLGVELLEDGRVYAGTTVYRGRVALRPAIVNWRTGEADIALLVSVVREIGARLARE; encoded by the coding sequence ATGGGTGATCCGCTGGAGGAACGTGATTCGACAGCCGGTGCGCTTCGGCTGGTGGCCGACGCCGCCGGGCCGTATCTGGCTTCGCTGGGGGACCGGCTGGTCCACGACCCGGCCACCGCGCCGCTGCTGGACGAACTCGACGGGCCGCTGCCGGAACTCGGTGACGGCACCCTGCCGAGCGTTCGCGAGTTGCTGCGGATCGGCACCGAGGCGGCGACGCATTCGTCCGGTCCGCGGTTCTTCCACTACGTCGTCGGCGGTTCGACCCCGGCGGCGCAGGCCGCGGACTGGGTGACGTCGCTGCTCGACCAGGTCGCCGGGCTCTGGCCGACCTCGCCGTTCGCGGCGCGGGTGGAAACCGTCGTACTGGGCTGGTTGAAGGACCTGTTCGGCCTGCCCGCGTCCTACGGCGGTGTGCTCACCCCGAGCGCGACACTGGCGAACCTGACCGGGCTCGCCGCGGCCCGGCACTGGTGGGCCGAGCAGCACGGCGTGGACGTCAGCGCCGACGGGCTGCTGGGACTGCCGCGCCTGCCGGTGCTCTCCAGCGGTTACGTGCATCCCAGCAGCCGCAAGGCGTTGCAGATCCTCGGCTGCGGCCGCGACACCGTGCGCGTGTTCGCCCGCGACGACGCCGGCCGGGTGGACCTGGCCGCGATGGAGGCCGACCTCGCCGCGACCGGTGGCCCGGCGGTGATCATCGCGAACGCCGGTGAGGTCAACGCGGGCGACTTCGATCCCGTCGCCGAACTGGCGGACCTGGCCGAGAAGTACGGCGCGTGGCTGCACGTCGACGGCGCGTTCGGCCTCTTCGCCGCGGTCTCACCGAAGACGGCGCATCTCGTGCGGGGTGTCGAGCGCGCCGATTCCGTCGCCGCCGACGGGCACAAGTGGCTCAACGTGCCGTACGAGAGCGGGTTCGCCTTCCTGCGCGAGCCCCGGCGCATGGCGCAGTCGTTCGCCATGCCCGACGCGGCGTACCTGCCGGTCGGTGACGAGGCCAGGATCAACTACAACTCGCTCGGCCCGGAATCCTCCCGCCGCGCCCGATCACTGCCGATCTGGGCGACGCTGCGCGCTTACGGCCGCGACGGTCACCGCGCCATGATCGAGCGCCACCACGAACTCGCCCAGTTGCTCGGCAGGCTGGTCGACGAGGCGCCCGACCTGGAACCGCTCGCGCCACCCGGGCTGAACGTGGTGTGTTTCCGGTACCACCACGAGGGATTCGGCGACGACCGGCTGGACGAGCTGAACCGGCGGCTGGGGGTCGAACTGCTCGAAGACGGCCGGGTCTACGCTGGCACGACCGTGTACCGGGGACGGGTCGCGCTGCGACCGGCGATCGTCAACTGGCGTACCGGTGAGGCGGACATCGCACTGCTCGTCTCGGTGGTGCGGGAGATCGGGGCCCGGCTGGCCAGGGAGTAG
- the lspA gene encoding signal peptidase II, producing MSDQPIPPEAEPSEGGAVPDAPETPQPKRRVALLAVIAVLVLAVDQVTKAIAVAELEFAEPVRILGGAVYLQLIRNSGAAFGMAAGMTWVLALIACAVVIALIWFAKRLRSPGWAVGLGLILAGALGNLTDRFFRAPGVLQGHVVDFVSVFAPNGDVWPVFNVADSSLFVGCGLIILLSLLGKDYDGKTIEKKARKS from the coding sequence GTGAGCGACCAGCCGATACCGCCTGAAGCCGAGCCGAGCGAGGGCGGCGCCGTACCCGACGCGCCCGAGACGCCGCAACCGAAGCGGCGGGTGGCGCTGCTCGCGGTGATCGCGGTGCTGGTGCTCGCCGTCGACCAGGTGACCAAGGCGATCGCGGTGGCCGAACTGGAGTTCGCCGAGCCGGTGCGCATCCTCGGCGGGGCTGTCTACCTTCAGCTGATCCGCAACTCCGGGGCCGCCTTCGGCATGGCCGCCGGAATGACCTGGGTGCTGGCGCTGATCGCCTGCGCGGTGGTGATCGCGCTGATCTGGTTCGCCAAGCGGCTGCGCTCGCCCGGCTGGGCGGTCGGCCTCGGGCTGATCCTGGCCGGTGCGCTGGGCAACCTGACCGACCGGTTCTTCCGCGCGCCCGGTGTGCTCCAGGGCCACGTGGTCGACTTCGTCTCGGTGTTCGCGCCCAACGGTGACGTGTGGCCGGTGTTCAACGTGGCCGACTCGTCGCTGTTCGTCGGCTGCGGCCTGATCATCCTGCTCTCGTTGCTGGGCAAGGACTACGACGGCAAGACGATCGAGAAGAAGGCCAGGAAGTCGTGA
- a CDS encoding AsnC family protein, with translation MAVTDPVDARLLAALAEVGKTAVHELAAKVGMDPREVAYRLVALSGSGLPLLVGVESDPNGLRAALVGGAGPRPPVSQPQPQQPQQPPPQPNVAGTPSGRYNVHNQPPPRPGVQGVPSGAYTVQGTPSGRYQPPPARPPQQPPPPQQQQMHRPPMPPPPADPVMSTWGPPQSASWARGDQPPSTNGAPAGKKTGKPGEVLETQGLEGERLALQLLEVQDPADFLFSAAGYSLEPGERAVVVHTEITNRGQIPFVSLPDNYLELITADGKAIGKAPVSLSSRPPHRIGVQPGETAGGHTVYVLPEATRVVSVRWNARPEVDERSLTWSIED, from the coding sequence GTGGCCGTGACCGATCCCGTGGATGCCCGCCTGCTCGCCGCACTGGCCGAGGTGGGCAAGACGGCCGTACACGAACTCGCCGCCAAAGTGGGCATGGATCCGCGCGAGGTGGCCTACCGGCTGGTGGCGCTCTCGGGCAGCGGACTGCCGCTGCTGGTCGGCGTGGAGAGCGACCCGAACGGCCTGCGGGCCGCGCTGGTCGGCGGCGCCGGGCCGCGCCCGCCGGTCTCCCAGCCGCAACCCCAGCAGCCGCAGCAACCCCCGCCTCAGCCGAACGTCGCGGGCACGCCGTCCGGCCGGTACAACGTGCACAACCAGCCGCCACCGCGGCCGGGGGTCCAGGGCGTGCCGAGCGGGGCGTACACCGTGCAGGGCACGCCGTCCGGTCGTTACCAGCCGCCGCCCGCCCGGCCGCCGCAGCAACCGCCACCACCGCAACAGCAGCAGATGCACCGGCCGCCGATGCCACCGCCGCCCGCCGACCCGGTGATGAGCACCTGGGGCCCGCCGCAGAGCGCGTCGTGGGCACGCGGTGACCAGCCGCCGTCCACCAACGGCGCACCCGCGGGCAAGAAGACCGGGAAGCCGGGCGAGGTGCTGGAAACCCAGGGCCTGGAGGGCGAACGCCTCGCGCTGCAACTGCTCGAGGTGCAGGACCCGGCGGACTTCCTGTTCAGCGCGGCCGGGTACAGCCTGGAACCGGGCGAGCGCGCGGTGGTGGTGCACACCGAGATCACCAACCGCGGCCAGATCCCGTTCGTCTCGCTCCCGGACAACTACCTGGAGCTGATCACCGCCGACGGCAAGGCGATCGGCAAGGCGCCGGTCTCGCTGTCGTCGCGGCCGCCGCACCGGATCGGCGTGCAGCCGGGCGAGACCGCGGGCGGGCACACCGTCTACGTGCTGCCAGAGGCCACACGCGTGGTGTCGGTGCGGTGGAACGCCCGCCCCGAAGTGGACGAGCGCTCCCTCACGTGGTCCATCGAGGACTAG
- a CDS encoding RluA family pseudouridine synthase — translation MSGRMLPVPDGLDGMRVDAGLAKLLGLSRTAVAELAEAGDVLLDGRPAGKSDRLTAGGLLEVTLPEPRTVEVVAEPVEGMRIVHEDDDIVVVSKPVGVAVHPSPGWTGPTVVGGLAAAGLRISTSGSAERQGVVHRLDAGTTGVMVVAKSEHAYTALKRAFKERTVDKGYHALVQGHPDPTKGTIDAPIDRHPRHDYKFAVVAGGRPSVTHYEVVEAFRAASFAHIKLETGRTHQIRVHFAALRHPCVGDLTYGADPVLARRLGLSRQWLHARTLGFAHPADGRWVEFEAEYPADLAGALEKLREEA, via the coding sequence GTGAGCGGGCGGATGCTGCCGGTCCCGGACGGCCTGGACGGGATGCGGGTGGACGCCGGGCTGGCCAAGCTGCTCGGGCTGTCCCGCACCGCGGTCGCCGAGCTGGCCGAAGCCGGGGACGTGCTGCTCGACGGCAGGCCGGCGGGCAAGTCCGACCGGCTCACCGCGGGCGGCCTGCTGGAGGTCACCCTGCCCGAGCCGCGCACCGTCGAAGTGGTCGCCGAGCCGGTCGAGGGCATGCGGATCGTGCACGAGGACGACGACATCGTGGTGGTCTCGAAGCCGGTCGGCGTGGCGGTGCACCCGAGCCCCGGCTGGACCGGGCCGACCGTGGTCGGCGGGCTCGCCGCCGCCGGGCTGCGCATCTCCACCTCCGGCTCGGCCGAGCGCCAGGGCGTGGTGCACCGGCTCGACGCGGGCACCACCGGCGTGATGGTGGTGGCCAAGAGCGAGCACGCGTACACCGCGCTGAAGCGGGCGTTCAAGGAACGCACCGTGGACAAGGGTTACCACGCGCTGGTCCAGGGCCATCCCGACCCGACCAAGGGCACCATCGACGCGCCGATCGACCGGCACCCGCGGCACGACTACAAGTTCGCCGTGGTCGCCGGTGGCCGTCCGAGCGTGACGCACTACGAGGTGGTCGAGGCGTTCCGGGCGGCTTCGTTCGCCCACATCAAGCTGGAAACCGGGCGCACGCACCAGATCAGGGTGCACTTCGCGGCGCTGCGCCACCCGTGCGTCGGCGATCTGACCTACGGCGCCGACCCGGTGCTGGCCCGCAGGCTGGGCCTTTCACGGCAGTGGCTGCACGCCAGGACGCTCGGCTTCGCGCACCCCGCGGACGGCCGCTGGGTGGAGTTCGAGGCGGAGTACCCGGCCGATCTGGCCGGTGCGCTGGAAAAGCTCCGCGAGGAGGCCTGA
- a CDS encoding DUF885 family protein: MSAVNELAQEFLDLHFEHQPMAPLLLGLGIQEKQLPDFGAEAGYRARYVELGRRVEAAEAESAEEEVTRLALIDFARSEVAKIDARVTDFSVSDMQVGPAQHLLLTLPVPSVADEAGARAHLDRLREVPAYLDAAITRHRAGLSDGLRAPEFLVDAGIAGMERYLDAPEDDPLRLSPGVELPGYAEEQDRLLAEVVRPAFQRYHDFLVSELKPGARGPDQPGLCWQPGGKERYASLARVYTTTDRTPEELHATGLEMIAKLADEYRELGARVFGTEDLPEIFRRLREDPKLRWRDGEELLDAARAAIRRAEAVAPQWFGRIPEQVCEVTSIPESEAAGGTIAYYIQPPLDGSRPGVYYANTHRAEERPRHTSEAIAFHEAIPGHHFQLCTALGLDHLPLVRRIMAVDSYLEGWGLYTERLADEMGLYSDDVSRLGMLTQDSMRAGRLVVDTGMHALGWSRQRAVDFLVEHTPMARLEIELEIDRYAGCPGQALAYMVGRLEIQRLRADAERSLGERFDIRAFHDVVLGAGIVPLPVLEHVVRTWVAEAGSTGPRG; the protein is encoded by the coding sequence ATGAGCGCGGTGAACGAGCTGGCCCAGGAGTTCCTCGACCTGCACTTCGAGCACCAGCCGATGGCGCCGTTGCTGCTCGGGCTCGGCATTCAGGAGAAGCAGCTGCCCGATTTCGGCGCCGAAGCCGGTTACCGGGCCAGGTACGTCGAACTGGGGCGCCGGGTCGAGGCGGCGGAGGCCGAGTCCGCCGAGGAGGAGGTCACCCGCCTCGCACTGATCGACTTCGCGCGGTCCGAAGTGGCCAAGATCGACGCGCGGGTGACCGACTTCTCGGTCAGCGACATGCAGGTCGGGCCGGCCCAGCACCTGCTGCTGACCCTGCCGGTGCCGTCCGTGGCCGACGAGGCGGGCGCCCGCGCCCACCTGGACCGGCTGCGGGAGGTGCCCGCCTACCTGGACGCGGCGATCACCCGGCACCGGGCCGGGCTGTCCGACGGGCTGCGCGCGCCGGAGTTCCTGGTCGACGCCGGGATCGCCGGGATGGAGCGGTACCTGGACGCGCCGGAGGACGACCCGCTCCGCCTGTCCCCCGGGGTCGAGCTGCCCGGGTACGCCGAAGAACAGGACCGGCTGCTCGCCGAGGTGGTGCGCCCGGCTTTCCAGCGGTACCACGACTTCCTGGTGAGCGAGCTGAAGCCGGGGGCGCGCGGCCCCGACCAGCCGGGCCTGTGCTGGCAGCCGGGTGGCAAGGAGCGCTACGCCTCGCTGGCGCGGGTGTACACCACCACCGACCGGACGCCGGAGGAACTTCACGCCACCGGGCTGGAGATGATCGCGAAGCTCGCCGACGAGTACCGCGAACTCGGCGCGCGCGTGTTCGGCACCGAGGACCTGCCGGAGATCTTCCGGCGGCTGCGCGAGGACCCGAAGCTGCGCTGGCGTGACGGCGAGGAACTGCTCGACGCCGCGCGGGCGGCGATCCGGCGGGCGGAAGCAGTCGCGCCGCAGTGGTTCGGCCGCATCCCGGAGCAGGTCTGCGAGGTCACCTCGATCCCGGAGTCCGAGGCGGCGGGCGGCACCATCGCCTACTACATCCAACCGCCGCTCGACGGTTCGCGGCCGGGTGTCTACTACGCGAACACGCACCGCGCCGAGGAGCGGCCGCGGCACACCAGCGAGGCGATCGCCTTCCACGAAGCCATTCCCGGGCACCACTTCCAGTTGTGCACCGCGCTCGGGCTGGACCACCTGCCGCTGGTGCGGCGGATCATGGCGGTGGATTCGTACCTGGAGGGCTGGGGCCTCTACACCGAGCGGCTGGCCGACGAGATGGGCCTGTACTCGGACGACGTGTCGCGCCTCGGCATGCTGACCCAGGACTCCATGCGCGCCGGGCGGCTGGTGGTCGACACCGGGATGCACGCGCTGGGGTGGAGCCGTCAGCGGGCGGTGGACTTCCTGGTGGAGCACACCCCGATGGCGCGGCTGGAGATCGAGCTGGAGATCGACCGGTACGCGGGCTGCCCCGGGCAGGCGCTGGCCTACATGGTGGGGCGCCTGGAGATCCAGCGCCTGCGCGCCGACGCGGAACGCTCGCTGGGGGAGCGGTTCGACATCCGCGCCTTCCACGACGTGGTGCTGGGCGCGGGAATCGTGCCACTACCGGTGCTGGAACACGTGGTGCGCACCTGGGTCGCCGAGGCGGGTTCTACAGGCCCGCGCGGTTGA
- a CDS encoding DUF885 family protein, which yields MTEAVALADEFTDLLFEAEPLMPVLLGLDQTRTGLGDPSAEAEQAHRARLVEISERAAALDRSALGETDRVTVDVLITQARAHIDGIDARLTEFTITDMFIAPAVSLLTTLPMITVTEGAAAEAHLGRIAAIPEYLERVADRHRAGVAAGRTPVAHLVEAAIKHLDRYLADPGQDPLRRQPAPDEEFERRRDELLESSVRPAFAAYREVLAEEIAPHGRPLDQVGIKWLPGGDEIYTALARKHTTTDRTPEDLHATGLRLIGELAEEYRDLGGRVFGTKDLAEIFQRLRTDPALRWDSAEELLESARAAITRAEAEAPKWFGRIPPQPCVVEPVPEAEAPGAPAAYYLWPAADGSRPGTYFANTYEATERFRHMSEAVAFHEAIPGHHFQLSTALNLTDLPLLRRVGDFNAYAEGWGLYTERLADEMGLYSDDVARLGMLSCDSMRAGRLVVDTGLHALGWSRQQAVDYLTEHTPMPPVEIESEVDRYIAFPGQALSYMVGRLEIQRIRAAAEAALGERFDIRAFHDVVLGGGALPLSVLDAVVTEWVAK from the coding sequence ATGACCGAGGCCGTCGCACTCGCCGACGAGTTCACCGACCTGCTCTTCGAAGCCGAACCGCTGATGCCGGTGCTGCTCGGGCTGGACCAGACGCGGACCGGTCTCGGGGATCCCAGTGCCGAGGCCGAGCAGGCGCACCGCGCCAGGCTGGTGGAGATCAGCGAGCGGGCGGCCGCGCTGGACCGGTCCGCGCTCGGCGAGACCGACCGGGTCACCGTGGACGTGCTGATCACCCAGGCGCGGGCGCACATCGACGGGATCGACGCCCGGCTGACCGAGTTCACCATCACCGACATGTTCATCGCACCCGCGGTGAGCCTGCTGACCACGCTGCCGATGATCACCGTGACCGAGGGCGCCGCCGCCGAAGCGCACCTCGGCCGGATCGCCGCCATCCCGGAGTACCTCGAGCGGGTGGCCGACCGGCACCGCGCCGGGGTCGCGGCCGGGCGCACCCCGGTCGCGCACCTGGTCGAGGCCGCGATCAAGCACCTGGACCGGTACCTCGCCGATCCCGGGCAGGACCCGCTGCGCCGCCAGCCCGCGCCGGACGAGGAGTTCGAGCGCCGCCGGGACGAGTTGCTGGAGTCGTCGGTGCGACCGGCGTTCGCCGCCTACCGCGAGGTGCTCGCCGAGGAGATCGCCCCGCACGGCCGTCCGCTGGACCAGGTCGGGATCAAGTGGCTGCCCGGCGGCGACGAGATCTACACCGCGCTCGCCCGCAAGCACACCACCACCGACCGCACCCCGGAGGACCTGCACGCCACCGGCCTGCGCCTGATCGGCGAGCTGGCCGAGGAGTACCGCGACCTCGGCGGCCGCGTGTTCGGCACCAAGGACCTGGCGGAGATCTTCCAGCGGCTGCGCACCGATCCCGCGCTGCGCTGGGACAGCGCCGAGGAACTGCTGGAGTCGGCGCGGGCCGCGATCACCCGCGCCGAGGCGGAGGCGCCGAAGTGGTTCGGCCGCATCCCGCCGCAGCCGTGCGTGGTCGAGCCGGTGCCCGAGGCGGAGGCGCCCGGTGCCCCGGCGGCCTACTACCTGTGGCCCGCCGCCGACGGCTCGCGCCCCGGCACCTACTTCGCCAACACCTACGAGGCGACCGAGCGCTTCCGGCACATGTCCGAGGCGGTCGCCTTCCACGAAGCCATTCCCGGGCACCACTTCCAGCTCAGCACCGCGCTGAACCTGACCGACCTGCCGCTGCTGCGCCGGGTCGGCGACTTCAACGCCTACGCCGAGGGCTGGGGCCTCTACACCGAGCGGCTCGCCGACGAAATGGGGCTGTACTCCGACGACGTGGCCCGGCTCGGCATGCTGAGCTGCGACTCGATGCGTGCCGGGCGCCTGGTGGTGGACACCGGGTTGCACGCGCTGGGCTGGAGCCGTCAGCAGGCGGTCGACTACCTGACCGAGCACACGCCGATGCCACCGGTGGAGATCGAGTCCGAAGTGGACCGTTACATCGCCTTCCCCGGCCAGGCGCTGTCGTACATGGTGGGACGGCTGGAGATCCAGCGGATCCGGGCCGCGGCCGAAGCGGCGCTGGGGGAGCGGTTCGACATCCGCGCCTTCCACGACGTGGTGCTCGGCGGTGGCGCGCTGCCGCTGTCCGTGCTGGACGCCGTGGTGACCGAGTGGGTGGCGAAATGA
- a CDS encoding aminotransferase class V-fold PLP-dependent enzyme, with protein sequence MTLALEPTCAAQEVVVPEVAGAGLSVPLVSGGQIGYANLDHAASAPCLQRVRTAVDEFLPWYASVHRGAGFASQVSTKVYERTREVLRRFTGARSSDAVIFTRNTTDSFNLLARCLPRETSVVVFDTEHHAALLPWRGPRVHRVEPPRTRLAAVSAVDSALAACAAGPRLVVLTGASNVTGELLPVAEIAAVARKHGARIALDAAQLAPHRPFSLRELDVDYVALSGHKLYAPFGAGALVGRADWLRAGQPYLAGGGATKAVQRNGSAEIGVVWNSGPERHEAGSPNTVGVYALGVACETLSANWDAIREHEEALLRRLHRGLSSVPGFAELRLFDADVDRVGTLSFVIDGFEPGWLAAVLSAEYGIGVRDGAFCAHIATRRLIRHAGGEGQQAVRVSLGLGSTEEHVDRLLLALRQIVARGARWEYGKVDGRWAPTPDPRPLPDFLV encoded by the coding sequence ATGACGCTCGCACTCGAACCCACCTGCGCTGCCCAGGAAGTTGTTGTCCCGGAAGTCGCCGGTGCCGGGCTGTCCGTGCCGCTGGTCAGTGGTGGCCAGATCGGTTACGCGAACCTCGACCACGCCGCGAGCGCGCCGTGCCTGCAGCGGGTCCGCACCGCCGTCGACGAGTTCCTGCCCTGGTACGCCAGCGTGCACCGCGGTGCCGGGTTCGCCTCCCAGGTGTCCACAAAGGTCTACGAGCGCACCCGGGAAGTGTTGCGGCGCTTCACCGGAGCCCGATCCTCGGACGCGGTGATCTTCACCCGCAACACCACCGACTCGTTCAACCTGCTGGCCAGGTGCCTGCCGCGCGAGACCTCGGTGGTGGTGTTCGACACCGAGCACCACGCGGCGCTGCTGCCGTGGCGCGGCCCGCGCGTGCACCGGGTGGAACCGCCGCGCACCAGGCTCGCCGCGGTGTCCGCTGTGGACAGTGCGCTGGCGGCGTGTGCGGCCGGACCGCGACTGGTGGTGCTCACCGGCGCGTCCAACGTGACCGGTGAACTGCTGCCGGTGGCCGAAATCGCCGCGGTGGCGCGGAAGCACGGTGCGCGGATCGCGCTGGACGCGGCCCAGCTGGCGCCGCATCGGCCGTTCTCCCTGCGGGAGCTGGACGTGGACTACGTGGCGCTGTCGGGGCACAAGCTCTACGCGCCGTTCGGCGCCGGCGCGCTGGTCGGCCGGGCCGACTGGCTGCGTGCCGGGCAGCCGTACCTCGCCGGTGGCGGGGCGACAAAAGCGGTGCAGCGCAACGGAAGCGCCGAGATCGGCGTGGTGTGGAACTCCGGTCCGGAGCGTCACGAAGCCGGTTCGCCCAACACGGTCGGGGTCTACGCGCTCGGCGTGGCGTGCGAAACGCTTTCGGCGAACTGGGACGCCATCCGCGAGCACGAGGAAGCATTGCTGCGGCGATTGCACCGCGGGCTCTCGTCCGTTCCCGGCTTCGCGGAACTGCGCCTGTTCGACGCCGACGTCGACCGCGTCGGCACGCTCAGCTTTGTCATCGACGGCTTCGAACCGGGTTGGCTGGCCGCGGTGCTTTCGGCCGAGTACGGGATCGGCGTGCGGGACGGCGCGTTCTGCGCGCACATCGCGACGCGGCGCCTGATCCGGCACGCGGGCGGCGAAGGACAGCAGGCGGTTCGTGTCAGCCTCGGCCTCGGCAGCACCGAGGAGCACGTCGACCGGCTGCTGCTCGCCTTGCGCCAGATCGTCGCCAGGGGAGCGCGATGGGAGTACGGCAAGGTCGACGGCCGCTGGGCACCCACCCCGGACCCGCGTCCCCTGCCGGACTTCTTGGTCTAG